In one window of Candidatus Atribacteria bacterium DNA:
- the pheA gene encoding prephenate dehydratase yields MQNRVAFQGERGAFSEIAAIKFFGSSIHPIVCKTFKQVFQRINDKEADYGILPIENSQTGGINEVHDLLLNQGLFAVGEIKLRVKHCLITKEEIDFKLIEKVYSHPQALAQCEKFLSTRLPHCQIIPVYDTAGSVKIIKEVKENNVAAIASNWAAELYGLKILDSGIQDNKYNYTRFLVLSEEISSDPKNNKTSIIFAVVSKPGALYRCLREFALREININRLESRPSKREPWEYIFYTDFEKGLQAQETQEALKSLKACTTFIKIIGSYYSE; encoded by the coding sequence TTGCAAAACAGAGTGGCATTTCAAGGAGAAAGGGGAGCCTTTAGCGAGATTGCGGCCATTAAATTTTTTGGTTCTTCTATTCATCCGATAGTTTGCAAAACTTTTAAGCAAGTATTCCAAAGGATAAATGATAAAGAAGCCGACTATGGTATTCTTCCTATAGAAAACTCTCAAACCGGTGGAATAAATGAAGTCCATGACCTTTTGTTAAATCAGGGATTATTTGCGGTGGGAGAAATAAAATTAAGAGTTAAACATTGTTTAATAACCAAAGAAGAGATTGATTTTAAATTGATTGAAAAAGTGTATTCGCATCCTCAAGCGCTAGCTCAATGCGAAAAATTTCTCTCTACAAGATTACCTCATTGCCAGATAATTCCGGTTTATGATACGGCCGGGAGCGTAAAAATAATTAAAGAAGTAAAAGAAAATAATGTCGCGGCCATTGCCAGTAATTGGGCAGCAGAACTTTACGGTCTAAAAATACTGGATTCAGGGATTCAAGATAACAAATATAATTATACCCGTTTTTTGGTTTTATCGGAGGAAATATCTTCGGATCCTAAAAATAATAAAACTTCTATTATTTTTGCAGTAGTGAGCAAGCCTGGAGCGCTTTATCGTTGTCTTAGGGAATTTGCTTTAAGAGAAATCAATATAAATAGATTGGAATCACGACCTAGTAAAAGAGAGCCGTGGGAGTATATTTTTTATACTGATTTTGAAAAGGGATTGCAGGCACAAGAAACTCAAGAAGCATTAAAATCTTTGAAAGCCTGTACTACTTTTATAAAAATTATCGGGAGTTATTATTCCGAGTAA
- the ilvC gene encoding ketol-acid reductoisomerase, with amino-acid sequence MAKIYYDKDVKKEVLKGKTVAVIGYGSQGKAQALNLHDSGVKVIVGLREGSKSFDLVEKDGLKAMTISEATKGADIIQMLIPDEIQAKVYYQEGIDKSLEDGNVLMFSHGFNIHFGQIIPPKNVDVIMIAPKSPGRLVREMYLQGKGVPNLIAVYRDYSGNAKEIGLAYSQAIGGTRAGTIETSFKEETETDLFGEQTVLCGGVTALIQAGFDTLVEAGYQPEIAYFECLNELKLIVDLIYQGGITYMRDNVSNTAEYGDLKVGKRIINEETRKEMKKVLTEVQNGEFAKDWILENQAGRPFYSAIRNKEANFLIEKVGQELRSMMPWIKN; translated from the coding sequence GGCAAAAATTTATTACGACAAAGATGTAAAAAAAGAGGTTTTAAAAGGGAAGACAGTTGCTGTAATTGGATATGGAAGTCAAGGTAAAGCACAAGCTCTCAACTTGCACGATAGCGGAGTGAAAGTCATAGTAGGTCTGCGAGAAGGGAGTAAATCGTTTGATTTAGTAGAAAAAGATGGGTTAAAGGCGATGACTATTTCTGAGGCAACCAAGGGTGCCGATATTATTCAAATGTTGATTCCGGATGAAATTCAGGCTAAGGTCTATTATCAGGAAGGAATAGACAAGAGTTTGGAGGATGGCAATGTCTTAATGTTTTCTCATGGATTTAATATCCACTTTGGCCAAATTATTCCGCCAAAAAACGTTGATGTTATTATGATTGCTCCCAAGAGTCCCGGTCGATTGGTAAGAGAGATGTATCTTCAAGGGAAAGGTGTCCCTAACCTGATTGCCGTGTATCGGGATTATTCCGGCAATGCCAAAGAAATCGGATTAGCCTATTCTCAAGCTATCGGCGGTACAAGAGCAGGGACGATTGAAACCAGCTTTAAAGAAGAGACAGAAACTGATTTATTTGGTGAACAAACAGTACTTTGCGGAGGAGTAACTGCTTTAATCCAGGCAGGTTTTGATACCTTGGTAGAGGCTGGCTATCAACCGGAAATTGCTTATTTTGAATGTCTCAATGAATTAAAATTGATCGTTGATTTAATTTATCAGGGTGGGATTACTTATATGCGAGATAATGTGAGCAATACTGCTGAGTATGGAGATCTCAAGGTTGGCAAGAGAATTATTAATGAGGAAACTCGTAAGGAAATGAAAAAGGTGTTGACGGAAGTACAAAACGGAGAATTTGCTAAAGATTGGATACTTGAAAATCAAGCAGGAAGACCTTTTTACAGTGCGATAAGAAATAAAGAAGCTAATTTTCTAATTGAAAAAGTCGGACAAGAATTACGGAGCATGATGCCCTGGATAAAAAACTAA